The sequence ataaaatggtactgataAAATGGTATAGTATAATGTGCTGTGTGTGACTAAAGAAATCAAAGACTTCTCTAAATAtgaaataaaatggtactgattAAGGTGGTAGTCTGATTGGTGAATACCCATGGAAACCCATACCTATACAAATCCATCTATACCCATGGGTATCCACCATTTTGACCCGCAATATAAAATAAACCCACCCAACCCAACCCGTTAATAATTAAAACCCATCACAACCCACCAAAACAAAACCATTTCTTAAACCCACCTAAAATATCCATTTACACTCACCCCATTTGCAGGCCTAGTGATGACTTGAGCAGGCGAGCAAAAGATACTTGGGTATCCTTCTAAAAAGGCCATCGTGCAGCTGCTTCGCATGGTCGAGCAAGTTACCTCCAACAGGTGCGCAGCAGAGCTGCAAGTGTAAGATACCCTTACTATAATTCATCATACTACCAAAACCAAGATTTAAGCGTCATCTGAGGCATTGGAGAAGCACCGAAAAAGCATCCTTGGACGAAACTTGTGGAACAGAAGCATACGTGCAACTGCAAGGCCGCAGCAACAGCTTCCTGCTAAAGCAAGGCTCTGCCCTTGAGAAGCTTCATCCAGAAGAGCCATAGCTGGTGCAGGGAATTTACTTGCAAGAAACATAGATATTCGCAGTATAAAGGTGTTCCTGGATCCTGCACATGCCATGACAACAAGGGGGCAAAAAATAGCAGCAGGCATTTGACATGGAACCCAAACTCGCGGTCGCGGTGTTCGTCCTGTTCCTAGCGTTTGCAGCCTGTTCCGCGAACCACCACCGAGACCCCTCTGTCGTCGGATACTCCCAGGAAGACCTCGCACTGCCCAGCAGCCTCTTCAGATCCTGGTCCGTGAAGCACGGCAAGCTCTACGCCAGCCCGACGGAGAAGCTGGAGAGGTACGAGATATTCAAGCAGAACCTGATGCACATCGCGGAAACGAACAGGAAGAACGGGAGCTACTGGCTGGGCCTGAACCAGTTCGCCGACGTCGCCCACGAGGAGTTCAAGGCCAGTTATCTGGGACTGAAGCGAGCACTGCCAAGAGCGGGCGCGCCACAGACACGCACCCCGACAGCGTTCAGGTACGCGGCCGCAGCCGCAGGCAGCTTGCCCTGGTCAGTCGACTGGAGGTACAAGGGAGCCGTGACGCCGGTCAAGAACCAGGGAAAATGCGGTGAGTTCCGTCTCTGGACAATACACGAACGCCATCCTCTTCTCAGCGTGTTGCTGTGCCGATTAGATGCCACTAGACGGTGGGAGATGCGATTACAAGGCGAACAAAAAAAAAATGCTTGCAGGGAGCTGCTGGGCCTTCTCGTCGGTGGCAGCAGTCGAAGGGATCAACCAGATCGTGACGGGCAAGCTGGTGTCGCTCTCGGAGCAGGAGCTGGTGGACTGCGACACCACGCTGGATCACGGCTGCGAAGGGGGGACCATGGACTTGGCGTTCGCTTACATGATGGGGAGCCAGGGGATCCACGCCGAGGACGACTACCCGTACCTCATGGAAGAAGGCTACTGCAAAGAGAAACAGGTTCGCACACAAAAATCTTCACATGTGAACTGGATGATACTAGGACGCAGGGTTCTAATCCTTTGCTCTGGCGTGCGTGTTTAGCCCCAAGCTGACGTCGTCActataagggcttgttcggttagctctcaatccatgtggattgagtgggattggatgggtttaaattccaaacaagtcaaacttcttaagaattttttccaatcccatccaatccatgtgtattgggaataaccgaacaagacctaaCTGGATTCGAGGATGTCCCGGAGAACAGCGAGATCAGCCTGCTGAAAGCGCTGGCCCATCAGCCTGTCAGCGTCGGcatagctgcagggagcagggacTTCCAGTTCTACAGAGGGGTAAGTATCAACTGACTTGCCTGTAGTATGGTTGGTTTCAGATGGTGTCATCACTAGCTGTCACAGAAGGGAAGTAACATGTGCGTGTATACCTCGTCTGGCTGGCTGCACTGCTGCAGGGGGTGTTTGACGGGGCCTGCAGCGTCGAGCTCGACCATGCGCTGACGGCCGTCGGGTACGGCTCATCGTACGGCCAGAACTACATCACCATGAAGAACTCGTGGGGCAAGAACTGGGGGGAGCAAGGCTACGTCAGGATAAAGATGGGCACCGGGAAGCCGGAGGGTGTCTGCGGAATCTATACCATGGCCTCCTATCCCGTGAAAAATGCAACACGCTGGGGTGCTTAATATTTTTGTAACGAGTTTGTTCGAAACTATTCTTTTAAATATATCCACATGGCAAAATGCCTTTTTTTTTACCATTGCTGTCAAGATCCCATACTTGATTTCACAAAATCCATGTTGCACTCATCACTCCAGCACGATAGGAACAACTATATATTGTGATCTATCTGCACGACTGTCTTGGAAGGCGATATACGATTGCGCGGCCAAGCGGTAACCGAAGTATGGTCAGTTAATCGGAACAACGTGCTCCCAGCCTCCCAATCTCACCGGCAGGTGTTAATCAAGTATTGCTAACGAAGGATTCGTGGAGTTCAGTTTATCTTCTAAAACCATTTACGAGACACAAGTTGTTTTGAGTCATTATATATCATATTGCTAAGACCTCAGCATCAAAGGTCCCATGGTCTAGTGGTTAGGACATTGGACTCTGAATCCAGTAACCCGAGTTCAAATCTCGGTGGGACCTTTTTTGTTCACATTTTGCCTAAGATTTTTTTTTCATGTTTTTATGTTTTTTAGAGGTAATTCATATTCTGATAATAACGATGAATAAAATGCAAATTTGCCTCAGAATTTGTAGTCGTCCTCGTCCACTTCACAAATTTGCAGTAGAGAGTCCAGTCCAGACTCCATCGAGTTGGTCTTTGGTCGTGCATCGTGCTGAACTGCTGACGCTTCGCGCGGGTCCGAGGTCAGGCAGCAGCAGCACGGAGTAGCACCAGGGCGACCGCCCAGGTTATCGTCGGCCGCCGGCGACCTGTACCCCGGCGAGGAGATGCATCTGAGCGCGAACGAGGGGATCGAGGGTCTGCGATTCGCGGTGACGGGCGGGCAGGGCTTCGTCGGAGCTGCCCTCAGCCTCGAGCTGCTCCGCCGCGGTGCCCGCGAGGTCCGGTCCCTCGATCTCCGCGCCTCCTCCTCCTGGTCCCAGCAGCTCCTCGACGCCGGCGTCCGAATCATCCAAGGTCAGTCCCTCCAGTTTACCATCTTCAGTTCAGATCGCTGCAATCCCCACGGTTTTACTTTGCTGTCGCTGTGGCCTGTGGGTAAATAGCTTACTTCATGCGATTTACTGCGCTGTGAGCAGCAGAATTGGATTCCTCTTAGAATAAGACGGTTTGGAGTGCTTGTAGTCCTTCTATGTTGTAGTTTCGGCTTCTCGTACGAGATGCAAATTACTAAATTAGTGTGTCCAAACGGAGGACGTCACTGTACCACTACTATCTTAATATCTGTGTATCTATGTATCTAGGTAAATAGTTGGTGGCTCTTGCATAGTTGTTTTGCCTGCAATCACCGTGTTACCTTCTGTTTCTCTGTGTTTAATGCAACTGGTTACCAATATATAGCTTGTGGAATGATACATCAGTTTCTTAAGGCCCTGTTTTGCAGGGGACATAAGAAAGAAGGATGATGTGCGGAGGGCTTTCCGTGGAGTGGACTGTGTTTTCCACCTTGCTTCTTATGGCATGTCAGGGAAGGAGATGGTGCAGACTGCGAGATCTGATGAGGTTAATATAAATGGGACCTGCAATGTACTGGACGCTTGCCATGAGCAAGGTGTCAGAAGGCTTGTGTATGTAAGCACATACAATGTGGTATTTGGAGGAAAGCCGATTGTCAACGGAAATGAGGCGTTGCCTTATTTTCCGATTGAAGACCATGTTGATGCTTATGGGCGCAGCAAATCAGTTGCTGAACAGCTGGTACTGAAGAGTAACGGGCGGCCAGCTAAGTAAGTTTACCCTTCTCCTTTGCTAGGCTCCAGTACATTGAAAAATATGGCAAATATGCTCAGTTTTTTTTGTGGACCATGCTGTCCTCCAAACCGACGGTTAGAAAGAAATTGTTTAGGCTGATGCTACCCTTTGCACACTTTTTTAGATTGTGATATTGTCTTCTGAAAAAAATTGTCATCCATAATTGCTCTTTAAACAACAACAAGAATTTCATTTCAGCTTGTAAGCCACGGGTGGCATTTGATTGTATGCAGCCTGTCTTACTGATTGGGTGAAATCTTACAGGAGTGATAAAAGTAGTCGTCTTTATACATGTGCAATTCGCCCTGCTGCTATATATGGACCAGGTGAAGAGCGTCATTTTCCAAGAATCCTGTCCCTTGCAAAGTTGGGATTAGCTTTCTTCAAAATTGGGGACCCAGGTGTCAAGACAGATTGGGTTTATATAGATAATCTAGTTCTTGCTCTGATATTGGCAAGCATGGGACttttagatgacattcctgacagGAAGGGAACTCCTGTAGCAGCTGGTCAGGCGTATTTCATATGCGATGGTAATTGCTTTTACTGTTAGCTTCTGTGATGTCATTACTAATTATACTCATGCAGCTGCACCATCTTTGTGTTTTTTTTTTCTGTCCATAGTGATACTGATAATTTCGTTTTAACTTGAATTTGAAAAAAGTCTAGGCTAGGTAGAGAAGACATTTGTGGTTTGTTGTCTTGATTTTGGCAATAAAAGAAACTGGACCTGTGAGGGAATACTGTCCCACGGCATTGCATTTAAGAAGAAGACCTTGTCATGTAGGTCGACAAAACTTCTAAACACCTACCCCACCCATTCACAGCGGCACTAGGCCTTAGATCTATACTTTGACGTGGACAGATGAGGGGATTTTTTTTAACCCAGCTTGAAATTCGCTCACACGGGAGTTGAAttcaggacctgaggagtgctactcagtccatctaaccaactcagctagtccatctaaccaactcagctagaagcCCTTTCGCTTTGCTTTTGGCAATAACACCATTGCTAGCAATATTGTCTTCTCTATGGAAGTATGCTCTGAGGTTGGCGATGGTGCTTACACTCTGTCGGACAGTTGGATTCATGGGCAGAGAATTGAAAATATTGCACCCTGCCTTTTACTTTAGTTCCTAAATAAATGTAGAGTTAACAAGTGCACAGCTTCAAAAGCACTCCCTGACCATGCTTGGGTGACTGATTTGCAAGGGGCATCTTCTGTTCATGTTCACCAAGGAACATATTTGCTGCCTGCTGCCTCTGCTGTGTATACAGGTCACTAAATGAGATTCTCAACACTATTAATAGGTCAAAATCTACCGCAAAGTCCAAGACTTCCTCTCCTGGTTTCTATTACGACACCCCAAACCTGCATAAACCGTCTTGAAAGCTGCACTTGTTGTACCTACATGTCTGTCGAGATCTGTTCCTATGAAAAGCTTATCGCTAATAGGTATAGCTCTAACCTGTCATCTAATTCTTCCTAGAAAAGTCTTTTAGCACTCTCATCATAGCCTACTTTGGGGGCACATAtacattaataaaacaaggaaaaaagGAGACAGAAGATAAAAAGGGCATTGTCTTTTTGACTGCCAATGGTTTGGTACTGGTAGTAGTTCATTGGAGCCTTGGAGGTAATTTTTGGTCGCTTATCTTGTAATAAAGGTGCAATTCTGACTTTCATAGGCTGAGTGTTGGTGtttgtgtttccttgtttttttttttggaagtgggggggggggggggggggggggggggggggggggggggggggggtatttTACCACTTTGTAAGGATACACAGCTCCTCCTGTGTGTTTGAGGAAAAATGTAATTACTAGCTACTTTACACAGTACATTTTTCCATAATTAGGTGTCCCAGGATTCCAATAGCCATTACTTGAATAACAGAACTATTCGCAATACAAGTACAAAGTGTTCCTTGGGTAAGGTTTACACCCAGTAAATACGGAACTTTTGAGAAGGCCAAGAATTTAGACTTTTTCTTCCTTATAATAGAAATGTCCCCTGAAAAATTGGTGTCTCGAGATCTCTGTGACATAGAACACGGTGATTATATATGCAGCTATACATTTCATTGCCTTACTTAGCTATaagtgttttgcaggatcaccatgCAATACTTTTGAATTTATCATCAAGCCCCTTTTTCAAAGTTTGGGTTATTCCGTTCCTCAAGTGGTGCTGGATACCTCCGTTGCCCTTGCCGTTTCAAGAATATTTTTATTCATATCTACACTGTTCTACCCATGGCTTGATAGTAAATGGATGCCTCAGCCTCTAATTCTCCCCGCTGAAGTTTACAAGGTCAGCATCTGTCATGTGCAATTTTGATGTTCTCCTTTGTGTTGCCACTTAACCTACCCCAGCATAGTTTTGAAATATGCATATAATGGCCAGAAGATGCAAGTGGACCAGTCATGTCAATTTCATTGCtagtttatttttttaaaaaaaaaacagtTCTTTTCAAGGGATCTCTCTACTGAACTACTCCTGACTAGGCCAGCAGACTTGCAAATAACATTTTTGTTTGATGTTGGACAAAGGTTAAGGTACGAATGCCAATATCCAGGCATCTGTAAATAATCATCTGATGTTGCTTGCAGGTTGGTGTCACACACTACTTTTCGTTCTTGAAAGCTAGAGAGGAGCTCGGCTACGTGCCCATTGTGAGGCCCCACGAAGGCTTGGCCGCAACGATCTCGTACTGGCAAGAGCGGAAGAGAATGGAGCTGGATGGCCCGACCATATTTACTTGGCTGGCCGTAACGATCGGGATGCTGGCCGTGTTTTCTGCCGCCTGCCTCCCGCCAGTCGGCCCGTTGAAATGGGTGCTCGACGTCCACATGTTTGTTTTCCGCTCGATGCTCGTGATCCGGCTGGTCTTGGCGGTAGCGATCGCACTGCATGCTGGCGAAGCCGTGTACGCCTGGTTCTTGGCGAGAAGGGTTGACCCGAGGAACGCTGCCGGGTGGTTCTGGCAGACCTTCGCTCTGGGGTACTTCTCCCTCCGGTACCTTCTCAAGAGAGGCAGAGCGTGAATTCGTGTTTGGTTCACATGTACGTACACTGCGGATCCTGTAACAGTGGTTCCAACTTCCAAGCTTCATGCTTGGTTTTTATTGAGGAGGAGGCGTCAGGCGTATGAGCAATCCCCAGATCGTATCCCTCCTGACATCTGCCTGTGGTCGGATCGGATGTACTTTGTGGTGATACTGTGAACTGGTGAAAGTTTAACAGGTCGCTTTCTTGGATGAGCTGTAATGTAACTAGCCATTGTTAGATCCAAATGCAACTGATGCTCCAGCAGAAATTTGGTGGCTGTCGCACATCTAACGCCGTATACGAACCGTATGATATTATTGATATTGATACGTCGAAGCTGAAAAAAAAACCCAGCTCGTTTTCCTTGCCTGCTATGCCAGTTCATCTGCACGTGTCTTTCTTGTGTCTACAGAGAAGTCCAATGGTCAGTGCTCCCCTGGCGTCTGAACCGGAAGTCCTGGAATAGGCATGTTAGGCTGACGACGGACGGAGTAACCGAAACCGGACCTAAAATACTGCCCACGAAAACAATGAGGTCCAAGCTTCAGCTGAGCTCCACCACTCTTCTGATTCTTCCACCAACCTCCCCCCAGTCCCTCCCCAACCTACCATTGCCGTGCATTCAATAAAAATCAGTGTCGGCGGCGAGCGGAAGCAACCGAAAAAGGGAGAGAGGGAAATAGGTGAGGGCCGAGTGCTGGGTCAGGGTCGGAGATGGACCTGCGAACCGCAGCCATGTACATGAGCCGCACGAGCTGCAGAGTTAGCGCCTGTGCCTATGCGGTTCTTCTTCAGTCCTCCTGGGTCGTCCTGACTGCATTCTCTCGGCCAACATCTCTCGTAGGAAAACATCACCGCAAAAACGATGGTAGCCGCAGACATGAAGTGTAACCACCGTGCGGTATAACTTGTACTGTACGTTTTTATGTAGAGAGCTTGCAGTCTTGCACCACCCGGATGTGTTGTGAAGGTAGATTGGCTGTGGAGAAGCATTTGCTGAAAAAGCTCTACCTTAAAGCCTACTAGTCCGTACGATGCGGAGCCCAAACATGACAAAACGTTTCGGTAGCAGGCGGGGACAGACAAGTTTCATTGGCCCAGCGCCTCCTCCCCATGTTCTCATGTGGATCCTTCGGTGCGCCCGCAGCTGCCCAACTTTTTTTAAGTAAACGTTAATCAAATAAACAGATGCAGCTTCGGTTTATTCTTTTTCTCAACCTATCTCCGGCATATTATGCATATGATCACATAAAACACCGTTTCACAATGTAGCCTGCAATGTTGCAGGGTGAATTTTAAAATATGAGATGAGATGTGAGATAAGATGAATAggctgctggagacagccttataACTGCATCCTTCAAAAAAAGAAAGATACATCCATGCCTCATTGTTTGTTCGTTTTAAAAGTGGATTGAAGAAGATTAGATACGATTAAATGTCTTTTAGTTAAAATTAAATAGAAAATGATTTAGTGCCACTCAATCCTCTATCCCCCCGCAAAGATGCAACCGAACAAGGTAGGTCTCGTGAAGAAGTGAAAAAAAACTCACCCGTCACCATTCCACTCTATAGAAGGACGCTACCTATCTTTATCTCTATATTTAAACTGTAATCTGCGAACAAACAGTGTTTTGCACGACGATAAGCTGTTCGATGCAGTCTAACAATTTAAAGCTCATGTTGTTTGAGATGATTTTCAAAATTGTGCCTGTACAGTAGTAATGGATGATTCATTTTTAGGAGAAAATTGAGCAGCAATGCTGAGATAAAAGCGCAGTTTTAAAAATCCCCCAAATAATCAGACAGAGGGCAGCTGTTGACATGAGTTGGTGGCATGAGCTGCTGAAGCTGAACCAACCTACACAGGACCGGACAGCACACCACTTGGTGGACGTCAAAAGCTGCTGCCAGGTGGCCGTATCGAGGCCTGCACCGCACCAGCAGCTGCCGCCACCCATCATTTTTGCCAACACGGCTCCAGTGTGTCTGAGCTGCCTGACTTGGAGGAGTCGCAGGAAGGCAAAAAAAAAAAAGGGGTTTTGGTAATTCATCATTCACGTCGCCTCGCGTTATAGCACGTTCTTGTGTTCACAAAAAAGCTACGAGGAACTTTCAACTGCACACCTCGTTGGTGTCCCCCTCATGCATGAATAAAGCCAGCCTGTCCAGGCGGAGGCAAGCTGCTGTGGCTGCGGCACAAACACCGCGCCAGCACAACGCATACGCATACCTCACCTTCCTTTCCTCCTCCCGTCCTCCATCAAAAGAAGGCAGGGAAAGATCTGATCTGGGGGGTGAGAGAGCAGGAGGAGAAAGCCAAGCCATTGCCCTCCCCTCTTGAAGGCTTGGAGCTTGGTTCTACATCCTCTTCTCTTCCCctccgtctctctctctctctctctatttgGTTTGCTTGCTTGCCTCTACTAGACTCTAGTCGTCGGGTCCGGCCATGGCCACCATCCTGGAGAACATCCAGAAGGCGAGGTTCCTGCCGACCAGGCCGCTCAAGGACGAGCTGCCCACCTTCCAGGGCGgcggcaagagcaaggaggagagCCACCTCATGGGCCTGAGGAAGCGGCTGTCCAGCTTCTCCGGCAAGATCCAGCCCATCTCCTCCGCGTCGGCCGCCGAGTGGGCGTTCCGCCGCTCCAAGTCGGCGCCCTCCCTCGGCGCCGCCTTCGCCGCGGGGGGCGGCTCCCTGAGGCAGTGGTGGCAGTGGGGCGTCGGCTGGCTCCTGTCCAAGAAGCCCGGGTTCGCGGGCGACCTCGAGATGAACGAGGAGGAGGTCGCCGCGCTGGGCCGCCAGAGCAGGGGCACCTGGGCCCACATCCTGTTCAAGATGCGGTCCGGCGTCCGCCGCCTCGTCGCGTCCGCGCACTCGCTCCCCACCACGCACAAGCAGCAGTCCCTGCCGTCGTCGTCGGCCGCGGCGGCGCACAGCGTCCAGTGCAAGCCGGCGGCGTCGTTCGCCTACGCGCAGCGGCAGAGCTTCCACCACACCGGCCACGCCATGGCGCACTAGGCAGCGTCTCGCGGTTGCCGGTGCCGTCTGCGGCCGGTCTCCTCCAGATCCAGGGATGGAGAGCGCTGAGAGGCGCGGGAAGAAGAAGATTCAGGTTACAGGTGCGTGAGATCGACGGTGAAGATGTCGTTGAATTGATGATGAATGAAATGGAATGTAGGATTACCGTTCTGTGATCTGTGTAGATCTAGTGCCCCTGTAGAGGTGAACAAGTGTTATACTACATGCCCGTTCTTTCTTTATATTATTCTTTTGGGTTCGTTCTTTGgacgatgtaaatgtaaaatgttTTGTTGATCTTGTACTgttaaataaaactgatgcaaatTGTGCCCCTCGGTTCTTGAGTAGTCTCAGGCTCTCAGCCAGATCTGATGTGTCTTTTCATCGGCTGCCCTGCCCAGCGAACCTGTAACATTCTGCCAGCATGTATGGGTGTCGGTGCACGCGTTTCCTGGAAGCCTGTACTACTCCTGGTCAATGCGACGCAAAAACAGCTGGAAAAATTCACAAGATACCTGTCAACTTGGGAAGCAACTATTCTCAAACGAGAGTTGCCGCCGGTAGACGGTTCATGGAATCAATGGTCACCGGCCGTGAGCGGTATTCTTTCTTTCCAGTGAAGTGAATCGACGTGTTATAGTCGTCTAAAAACGCAAATTACTCGTCTCCAATTTCGTTTCTAGAACGACGACAGGACACATACGATTCTCTCGTGTTCTGTCTACGGCTACCAGTAGCAGGAGTAGTAGGAAACAGCGAAGCACAAGAGAAGGTGAAGCGTCACATGTGAACAGGTAGGCGGTCAATTGTGTCACGTACGCTACAACTACGAGTCCGATGGACCTGCAGTTGCACCACGAGAAAATGGATGGTTCGCTAGCGCGGTCCGATGGAAGGAATGGGTAGGTGGTGCCCGCGAAACAGACGTGAATTCGGCGGCGGTCCATGGAATTTGGAAGGGAAAGCCAACCCAACCTTGCTACTTTTCCTCGTTTAGGACACCGACGTTTTCTTACCAGTGCCACTGGGCCAGGCGAATGAGTGGACGCCCGGCCCAATCCAGTTATGCCAATCTTCTTCGCCGCCTTCGCCAAGTTCAGCC is a genomic window of Zea mays cultivar B73 chromosome 5, Zm-B73-REFERENCE-NAM-5.0, whole genome shotgun sequence containing:
- the LOC103627649 gene encoding cysteine protease XCP1, encoding MEPKLAVAVFVLFLAFAACSANHHRDPSVVGYSQEDLALPSSLFRSWSVKHGKLYASPTEKLERYEIFKQNLMHIAETNRKNGSYWLGLNQFADVAHEEFKASYLGLKRALPRAGAPQTRTPTAFRYAAAAAGSLPWSVDWRYKGAVTPVKNQGKCGSCWAFSSVAAVEGINQIVTGKLVSLSEQELVDCDTTLDHGCEGGTMDLAFAYMMGSQGIHAEDDYPYLMEEGYCKEKQPQADVVTLTGFEDVPENSEISLLKALAHQPVSVGIAAGSRDFQFYRGGVFDGACSVELDHALTAVGYGSSYGQNYITMKNSWGKNWGEQGYVRIKMGTGKPEGVCGIYTMASYPVKNATRWGA
- the LOC100278506 gene encoding uncharacterized protein LOC100278506, with the protein product MATILENIQKARFLPTRPLKDELPTFQGGGKSKEESHLMGLRKRLSSFSGKIQPISSASAAEWAFRRSKSAPSLGAAFAAGGGSLRQWWQWGVGWLLSKKPGFAGDLEMNEEEVAALGRQSRGTWAHILFKMRSGVRRLVASAHSLPTTHKQQSLPSSSAAAAHSVQCKPAASFAYAQRQSFHHTGHAMAH
- the LOC100193755 gene encoding uncharacterized protein LOC100193755: MHLSANEGIEGLRFAVTGGQGFVGAALSLELLRRGAREVRSLDLRASSSWSQQLLDAGVRIIQGDIRKKDDVRRAFRGVDCVFHLASYGMSGKEMVQTARSDEVNINGTCNVLDACHEQGVRRLVYVSTYNVVFGGKPIVNGNEALPYFPIEDHVDAYGRSKSVAEQLVLKSNGRPAKSDKSSRLYTCAIRPAAIYGPGEERHFPRILSLAKLGLAFFKIGDPGVKTDWVYIDNLVLALILASMGLLDDIPDRKGTPVAAGQAYFICDGSPCNTFEFIIKPLFQSLGYSVPQVVLDTSVALAVSRIFLFISTLFYPWLDSKWMPQPLILPAEVYKVGVTHYFSFLKAREELGYVPIVRPHEGLAATISYWQERKRMELDGPTIFTWLAVTIGMLAVFSAACLPPVGPLKWVLDVHMFVFRSMLVIRLVLAVAIALHAGEAVYAWFLARRVDPRNAAGWFWQTFALGYFSLRYLLKRGRA
- the LOC100193755 gene encoding uncharacterized protein isoform X1, which encodes MSGKEMVQTARSDEVNINGTCNVLDACHEQGVRRLVYVSTYNVVFGGKPIVNGNEALPYFPIEDHVDAYGRSKSVAEQLVLKSNGRPAKSDKSSRLYTCAIRPAAIYGPGEERHFPRILSLAKLGLAFFKIGDPGVKTDWVYIDNLVLALILASMGLLDDIPDRKGTPVAAGQAYFICDGSPCNTFEFIIKPLFQSLGYSVPQVVLDTSVALAVSRIFLFISTLFYPWLDSKWMPQPLILPAEVYKVGVTHYFSFLKAREELGYVPIVRPHEGLAATISYWQERKRMELDGPTIFTWLAVTIGMLAVFSAACLPPVGPLKWVLDVHMFVFRSMLVIRLVLAVAIALHAGEAVYAWFLARRVDPRNAAGWFWQTFALGYFSLRYLLKRGRA